CGGCCGGGTGCGGGCGAAATCGGTGCCCAGGAAAACCTCCTTGAGCGCCTGGAAGCTGACCTCTGGCAGGAGCACCTCGGTCACCCGATCGCCGATGCCGAGGCGAGTGCGGTCCTCCGGGTGCCGGCGCAGACGGTGCGCGTCCGAACCCTGGATGCAGTGCATCCGCCGCGGGTATTCCGGCTTGGTGCCGCTGAAGAAGCGCGCCGTGGCGTTGCGGCGGGTGCTCTCCAGGTCCGTGACCTCCAGGGCATGCAGATGCGGATCCTGGGTCCAGGCGATCTTGGTCTGGCCGCCAAAGGGCAGGCCGCGCATGGCGACGCCGTGGGCGGAGTTGGCGTGCGCGGCGATGACGATACCGCCGGCCTCGTCGATCATCTCATAGGCGGTCAGCACGTCCACCGTGGCGCCGACCTCGGTACTGCCGGCGTCCAGCCTGTCGGCCGGCACGTTCATCTCCAGCAGAAGATGCTCCAGCTCGCGCAGAGTGGTCTCGGGAGGGAAAATAGCCAGGATATGGAAGCCGAACGTGGCGGTGAATTCAAAGCCCGGCAGGACCAGAATCTCATTGCCCAGCCGGCGGTATTCGTCCAGCCGGGCTTTCTCCTCCGGATGAATGCGGTTCAGCCGCTCCAGCATGGTAAGCTGTTCCACCTCGCGGCGGATGGCGGCGATGCCGGCCACCGTATTGTGGTCGGTAATAGCGATAATATGCAGGCCCTTCTGATGGGCCTCGCGCAGAATGTCCAGATAATCCACCCCAGGTTCCTCGTAGTCGGAAGAGGCCGGCGTATGCAGGTGCAGGTCCATCCTGTACCACTGCATATTCTTGTACCGGGAGCCCTCCTGCTGGCGGCGGGATGGATCGGACGGGTTTCGAGCAGTCAATGTGTTCCTCCAAGTAATGGTATGGCTTTAGTGAATGATGTTTGCTGGGGGTCGGCAGTATACCGACCCCCAGCAGAATACGCGCTTCAGACGTCGGCCGGCGCCGGCTCCGCCGCGGGAGCCTCCGCCTCTGCCACCGACTCCTCCACGCGCTGATCGCGCAGGGCGACCTTCCAGACCTGGTCAATCTCGTCCACCAGGACGAATTTCATGCGCTTCTTGACATCCTCCGGGATATCGTCCAGATCCGGCTCGTTGCGCCGCGGCAGGATGACCGTGGTGATGCCGGCGCGGTCGGCCGCCAGCACCTTCTCCTTGATGCCGCCCACCGGCAGGACCTTGCCGCGCAGGGTAATTTCGCCGGTCATGGCCACATCGGAGCGCACCGGCCGGCCCGTCAGCAGGGAGGCCAGGGCGGTGGCGATGGCGACGCCGGCGGACGGCCCGTCCTTCGGCGTGGCGCCGGCCGGCACGTGCAAATGGATATCGGTCTTCTCAAAGAAGCGCGGGTCAATGCCCAACTCTTCAGCCTTCGAGCGCACGTAGCTCAGCGCCGCCTGCGCCGACTCCTTCATCACGTCGCCGAGCTGACCGGTGACGATGAACTGCTTGGTGCCGGGCATTTTGGTGGCCTCGATGAAGAGGATGTCGCCTCCCACCGGGGTCACCGCCAGGCCGACGGCCACGCCGGGGCGGTCGGTGCGTTCCGCCACGTCGTACAGGAAGCGCGGCTTGCCCAGGTAGGCCGGCAGGTCCTGGGCATCCACGGTCACGCTGACCGTCTCGCCGGCGGCGATCTTCGTCGCCACCTTGCGGCAGATGGAGCCGATCTGGCGCTCCAGATTGCGCACGCCGGCCTCGCGCGTGTACTCGCGGATGATGCGCAGGACCGCCTGGTCTGTGATCTGCACCTCGCCCGGCTGGAGGCCGTTCTCCTTGAGCTGGCGCGGCAGGAGATACTTCTGGGCAATATGGAGCTTATCCTCATCCGTATAGCCCGGGATCTGAATGATCTCCATGCGGTCACGCAGGGGCGCCGGGATCGGCTCCAGCATGTTGGCCGTGGTGATGAACATCACCTGCGACAGGTCAAAGGCCACGTCCAGGTAATGATCGCGGAACTCGCGGTTCTGCTCCGGGTCCAACACCTCCAACAGAGCGGCCGCCGGGTCGCCGCGGAAATCCATGCCCATCTTGTCCACTTCATCCAGCATGAAGACCGGGTTCTTGGTGCCGACACGGCGGATGCCCTGGATGATGCGGCCGGGCAGGGCGCCGACATAGGTGCGGCGGTGGCCGCGTATCTCCGCCTCATCGCGCACGCCGCCCAGGCTCATGCGGATGAACTTGCGTCCCAGGGCGCGGGCGATGGAGCGCCCCAGCGAGGTCTTGCCCACACCCGGGGGCCCCACAAAGCAGAGGATGACGCCCGCGCGCTCGGGCCGGATGTAGTCTTCCGCTTCCTCTGCCGCCGGCGGTTTCCCGGCATCGCCGGCCGCCGCAAGCCCCGCCGGCGCTTCGACGCCGACGGCCTCCTCGCCGGCGCTTTCCTTCATCTCCCGGCGCTCCTTGCGCAGTTTGCGCACCGCCAGGAACTCCAGGATGCGCTCCTTCACGTCCTCCAGGTCATAGTGATCCTCATCGAGCACCTGACGGGCGCGGTTGATATCCAGGTTGTCCTCGGTCTGGACGTTCCAGGGCAGGTTGATGAGCCAGTCCAGGTAGGTTTTGATGACGGAATATTCGGCGGCGGCCGCCGGCATGCGCCGCAGGCGCTCCAGCTCGCGCTTGGCCTCTTTGGCGGCTTCCTCCGGGAGGCCGGCTTCCGCCAGCTTGCGCTCCAGCTCGGCGATCTCCGCCTGCTGAGGGTCCTCCTCACCCAGCTCCCGCTGGATAGCCTTCAACTGCTCGCGCAGGAAATACTCCCTCTGCATGCGCTCCATCTCGCTCTGGGCTTGGCTCTGGATCTTGCGGCCCAGCTCCAGCACCTCCACCTCCCGCGTCAGGATGGTGGTGAGCTTGAGGAGCTTTTCGCGCACGGAGTCAAGCTCCAGCAGTTCCTGCGCGTCCTTCAGCTCCATGCGGATGCTGGAGGCAATCAGGTACACCAGCGCCCGCGGGTCCTGGAGGTTCATCGCCGTCATGAGAAGCTCATCCGGCAGTTGAGGGGAGAGGGAAACCATCTGCCGAAACAGCTCCAGGGCGTTGCGGGAGAGCGCCTCCACTTCCACCGTCTCCTCGACGATGTCCGGGGCAACCTCCACGCGGGCCATCAAATACGGTTCTTCCTGGATAAACTCCTTGATCTTGATGCGCTCGATGCACTGGACGATCATGCGCACGGTGCCGTCGGGCGCCTTCATCATGCGGTGCACGATAGCGGCCGAGCCGACGTGGTAGATTTGGTCCGGGCCGGGCTGTTCGATCTCCGGATTCTTGGAGGCCACCAGGCCGATCATTTGCTTTTTGACCACCACATCGTCCACCAGTCGGATGGAGCGGGGCTGGCCGACGGTCAGTGGGAGCCACATGAGCGGGTAGGCGACCACGCCGCGCAAAGGCAGGATAGCAAGCACCTCGGGGATGCCGGCGCCGGCCCCCTCACCTTCCGGTCCCTGGGTCGGCATCGGCCCGCCGAAGGGACCGCCGGCAGACCCGTCCGGCGTATTCATCTCTTCAAGTAAGGTTGACCATTCCGTGAATGGCATGGATTTGTTCCTCCTTGGCAATTTCTGGCGCGCAGGGAATGATGAATTGCCTCGGCAGATCATCTTTTCCGCATAGGGCGCGCATGGCTAACAGTTGCCGGCCTGATTGACGTCCACCACGCGCACGCGCCGCTTCTTCGGTTTGGGCAGGACAACCACCAGAAAA
This genomic window from Anaerolineae bacterium contains:
- the lon gene encoding endopeptidase La; the protein is MPTQGPEGEGAGAGIPEVLAILPLRGVVAYPLMWLPLTVGQPRSIRLVDDVVVKKQMIGLVASKNPEIEQPGPDQIYHVGSAAIVHRMMKAPDGTVRMIVQCIERIKIKEFIQEEPYLMARVEVAPDIVEETVEVEALSRNALELFRQMVSLSPQLPDELLMTAMNLQDPRALVYLIASSIRMELKDAQELLELDSVREKLLKLTTILTREVEVLELGRKIQSQAQSEMERMQREYFLREQLKAIQRELGEEDPQQAEIAELERKLAEAGLPEEAAKEAKRELERLRRMPAAAAEYSVIKTYLDWLINLPWNVQTEDNLDINRARQVLDEDHYDLEDVKERILEFLAVRKLRKERREMKESAGEEAVGVEAPAGLAAAGDAGKPPAAEEAEDYIRPERAGVILCFVGPPGVGKTSLGRSIARALGRKFIRMSLGGVRDEAEIRGHRRTYVGALPGRIIQGIRRVGTKNPVFMLDEVDKMGMDFRGDPAAALLEVLDPEQNREFRDHYLDVAFDLSQVMFITTANMLEPIPAPLRDRMEIIQIPGYTDEDKLHIAQKYLLPRQLKENGLQPGEVQITDQAVLRIIREYTREAGVRNLERQIGSICRKVATKIAAGETVSVTVDAQDLPAYLGKPRFLYDVAERTDRPGVAVGLAVTPVGGDILFIEATKMPGTKQFIVTGQLGDVMKESAQAALSYVRSKAEELGIDPRFFEKTDIHLHVPAGATPKDGPSAGVAIATALASLLTGRPVRSDVAMTGEITLRGKVLPVGGIKEKVLAADRAGITTVILPRRNEPDLDDIPEDVKKRMKFVLVDEIDQVWKVALRDQRVEESVAEAEAPAAEPAPADV